In the Drosophila virilis strain 15010-1051.87 chromosome 4, Dvir_AGI_RSII-ME, whole genome shotgun sequence genome, GCAAAGTGCACCCAGCGATTGGCTGCTGTGGTGTCGCCTTTGCGCCAAGGACGATCTCCAGGGAAatataaatgtgtttttgAAAAACGAACAGACTCCAGCTCCGGGCGAGCAAATGGCAGATGGcaatggagcagcagctggtgctgctgcagtCAGCGACCTGGCTCTTGCCACAGCCATTGGCAAATACTTCTGGGTGAATGTGAGTGGCTGAGGATTGGATAGAATTTCTATACAGATAAGCAATATTTGTAGATAACACGCGGCGAGGAGCTGCCGGAGATGATATGCAGCGAGTGCCTGAGCTTGGTGACATCGCTGGTCAATTTTTCGGAGCGCATAACACGCGTGCAAAAGCTCTATTGCATATTGCAGAGCACGCCCAAGGATTCGGTCAATATGCAGGAGCTGCGCGCCAGATTTGGGCTGCTCGaggagcggcagcagcagttggagGCAGAGCCGGAGACGCTAACCGAAGTGCATTATGTGGAGGAGAAGCCGAAGCTGACTGAACTGGAGGAGACGTCGTTGGAGTTGGAAAATCCGCTCACGCCGTGCGCACAAAGTGTGGAGATGAAAACAGTTGACCAGCTGGAACGAGTGGAAGCCGCAGCAGTTGACCAAGAAGATCAGCTAGAGAATGAAGATGAACAGGCGGAGGAGGGAATGGAGGAGGACGAagaggagcaggagctggagcaggCGCAGTCCGGCTATGAAGATGCGGGCACGGAGCTGCTGCTGAATCTATGCGAAGCATACAGCCACGATGAGACCAACTCCTTGGATAGCGCCAAGCCTGCCCAGCCGAAGACGCACAAAACCAGGCCAGGCAAATCCTATCAATGCAGCGAATGCCCCCGGATTTACGCATTGCCGCAAACGCTGCAGCGGCACATGCGCCAGGACCATGACAAGACCGAAGTAGACTCCACCAAGCTGATAGCCTGTGAGCAGTGCGAGAAGCAGTTCCGGTCCCGCTACCAGCTGCAGCGGCACATGCAACAGCATCTGCCCATGCCGAAGCGCAAGCGTTATCCATGCGGCAGCTGTGGCAAGAAGTTCACCACGAACGCCTCCGCCCAATCGCACGCCCAGTATATGCATCAGGAGGAGCGACCACGTCCGGTCATCTGTGAGCAATGTGGCGTGGCGGTGCATTCGCTGCACGCGCTCAAGGAGCATCTGCTCAGCCACACGGATTACGCGCCGTACGAGTGCGATGTGTGCAAGAAGTGCTTCAAGAGCGTAAGCCGGCTGAAGCATCACAAGGAGACGCACGATCCACACAAGTACATCTGCCCGGAGTGCGGCATGCAGCTGAATTCGCGACCCACGCTCAATCGCCATCGCCTGGTTCACACGGATCAGATGCAGCACAAGTGCGACTATTGCGGCAGGGAGTTCAAGCGTGCCAAGGCTCTCAAGAATCATCTCATTCTGCACACAGGACTGAAACCGTACTCGTGCGATTTCTGTGACCGCACCTTTGCCAACGGCTCCAATTGCCGCACGCACAAAAAGAAGTCACATCCCGAGGAGCTGGCCGCACAGGAGGCGGCAGGCGGCGGCAAGAGCTACAATCGCAACATACCCAAGCTGGAGGCGCTCAAAGCATTGTGGGTATAGCTTGAGGATTGGCTCGAAAAACatttatagttatatatatatatctatttatgcTCGCTTGCAGCACGAAGAACAAGGACAATCTGTCGCCGGTGGCCACCAAGCAGAGCGGCTGCTTCGCCTTCGGCAAGAAGCCCAAAGCGCCAACAGCGAAAGCAGCTGAGCTGCCCTTCCCGAGTCCAGCAACTGGCATACCCACCATAGAAAACATTTACAATCATCTAATGAAGCCCGAGCTGccgccacagccacagcagcagctggtccTGGCCAGCGATGGCAGCGCAAGCATTCTGCCAGTGGAGCAGGCGGAGTCCAGCGCCACGCAAATCTTTTCCTATTAGACTCCAATTGGGCGCGCATTTTTGAATTGTCGCCGCGCACTGCGCATGTCCATGTCAGAGGCGGGCGCACAGTCACCCCCAtggatgtttttttttttattttttatatgggGGTAGCGCCAAATGGCCAATATCCTTTATGAAGGAATTTAGTTCAGTTGACAGCGTGCGCTTCCTCGTGTCTGCTACGGCAGggaatttgtttaaaattgacTTAAacgctaaacaaaaaaaaaactttattaaAGCAAGCATTGGAGAACGCGTTTAACCATGTGCCACCAGGCGCCAATGTGCATTAATAAAAGTgcttaacatatttaaaataatcaaatttttaatttttatactgcgagcagaaaatcaaaaaaaaaaaaaaaaatcgatttcTCACCAATGAAAACAAAGTGCTTTAAAAAGCGTTAATTACAGCGCAGGCGGCTCAACAAATTCAAGaaaccaatttaaaaaaaacatagtTAAGCCGCAGCGCAACgtttaaaatgtataaacaaATGCAGAAAACAAGCTAAACAAGTGCCcgaaacaaaatcaaagcgaGCAGCAAGTCAAACAAAAAGCCGCCagtaattaaaacaaacagcTGTGAAACcaatcaaatttaatgcaagCATATCAAGTGcgtctttttgtttttttaaaaagcaatagaaaaacaCAAGCAGTTTAGtaaacttatttaatttaaataacttttagcagcagctgcttgctGACCCATCCCTGGACCTATCACTTAACATGACCATTTTGAGTACGTAACAGTGCCATTACGAGTTTATGCTACTGTTAAACTAACTGAAagataaaaccaaaaaaaaaaaaaaaaaaaacaacaaacgaacGCGTCGTGCTCGCGCTGCACACAGTgcaaattgaagaaaatagTGCGAAATATTTTCCGCGAAATTCAGTGTGTAAGTAAGTTATCAATTACTATTAGTaacaatcaataaaata is a window encoding:
- the LOC6628330 gene encoding zinc finger protein weckle, which encodes MAADEQQSAPSDWLLWCRLCAKDDLQGNINVFLKNEQTPAPGEQMADGNGAAAGAAAVSDLALATAIGKYFWVNITRGEELPEMICSECLSLVTSLVNFSERITRVQKLYCILQSTPKDSVNMQELRARFGLLEERQQQLEAEPETLTEVHYVEEKPKLTELEETSLELENPLTPCAQSVEMKTVDQLERVEAAAVDQEDQLENEDEQAEEGMEEDEEEQELEQAQSGYEDAGTELLLNLCEAYSHDETNSLDSAKPAQPKTHKTRPGKSYQCSECPRIYALPQTLQRHMRQDHDKTEVDSTKLIACEQCEKQFRSRYQLQRHMQQHLPMPKRKRYPCGSCGKKFTTNASAQSHAQYMHQEERPRPVICEQCGVAVHSLHALKEHLLSHTDYAPYECDVCKKCFKSVSRLKHHKETHDPHKYICPECGMQLNSRPTLNRHRLVHTDQMQHKCDYCGREFKRAKALKNHLILHTGLKPYSCDFCDRTFANGSNCRTHKKKSHPEELAAQEAAGGGKSYNRNIPKLEALKAFTKNKDNLSPVATKQSGCFAFGKKPKAPTAKAAELPFPSPATGIPTIENIYNHLMKPELPPQPQQQLVLASDGSASILPVEQAESSATQIFSY